The Drechmeria coniospora strain ARSEF 6962 chromosome 02, whole genome shotgun sequence genome has a segment encoding these proteins:
- a CDS encoding Transcription factor IIIC, subunit 5: MASSSEADDDMLVEDDVLADDDDVPADDDDVLADSPTLQDEGAPRYAVPSRYLAAVEIPAVVENIERAVNAFGRVPSLAHVLDPSRPSLPLYLNPESPFCPPVMSHNASSHNVVLKVVVPKRTGRRRKRGSHGPWQGDVDVADASAAPQQVCSVGRLDQPKVLRRKLADNVDEYRVEAVGVIKHTHRFRGLADFYWDMSRSPFAQKYANQVLPGDVQQIKNFKFEPGMDLRRNVDIIPPPIFTHMSLPFNYYYSQNPYVRNTADGGTINTTAVKQVGYFISAEDPAPTRPQHPPDVTDARTMEVIAQLEEAFQHRPVWTRRSLLNHLGGKLHNWNELKKYLNYTAYQFKGGPWRDGVVPYGIDPRTDPKYRVYQTLMFKLSRKTLGVKDQTWAALRRSQLSLQKNYAEDECHSHVFDGESFHTDGKVWQVCDITDPLLQELLDNAEVRPTWDINSGWYHGGLWAKVKAIMKTKLVAIQFDRKLTRDDFAPTLECGDRTPVRAMSSTFHLPLPNLNLSKEELTALRGREPPKKKSSGYNVRIREFSKGASVGPDHRAGPGSVAQDSAAATEEDGMPYEDDEEDSGSEADNGDYEDEMVYPDPGAYADPGDGIYPTQQGPYGGHHRRRGGDYDTADGGVEYYSPVMSGAIYPELD, translated from the exons ATGGCCTCTTCGTcggaggccgacgacgacatgttggtcgaggacgatgttctggccgacgacgacgatgttccggctgacgacgatgacgttCTGGCCGACAGTCCAACCCTCCAGGATGAGGGCGCCCCTCGATATGCCGTACCGTCGAGGTACCTCGCCGCGGTGGAAATCCCGGCCGTCGTGGAAAACATAGAACGTGCCGTGAACGCATTTGGCCGCGTCCCATCGCTGGCACAC GTTCTGGATCCCTCGAGGCCTTCGCTGCCGCTGTATCTAAACCCGGAGAGCCCTTTTTGCCCGCCCGTCATGTCCCACAACGCCAGCTCGCACAACGTCGTTCTCAAGGTCGTCGTCCCCAAGCGCACAGGTCGCAGGCGGAAGCGAGGCAGCCACGGTCCTTGGCAGGGCGACGTCGATGTCGCCGACGCGAGCGCCGCTCCGCAGCAGGTCtgctccgtcggccgcctcgatcAGCCCAAAGTGCTCCGTCGAAAGCTGGCGGACAACGTCGACGAGTACCGGGTGGAGGCCGTGGGCGTCATCAAGCACACGCATCGCTTCCGAGGCTTGGCCGACTTTTACTGGGACATGTCGAGGTCCCCGTTTGCGCAAAAGTACGCGAACCAGGTCTTGCCTGGCGACG TGCAACAGATCAAGAACTTCAAGTTCGAGCCGGGCATGGACCTGAGGCGGAACGTGGACATCATCCCACCGCCCATCTTCACGCACATGAGCCTGCCCttcaactactactattcgCAGAACCCCTACGTCCGCAACACGGCCGACGGGGGCACCATCAACACGACGGCGGTGAAGCAGGTGGGCTACTTCATCAGCGCCGAGGACCCGGCCCCGACGCGGCCCCAGCACCCGCCCGACGTGACGGACGCGAGGACGATGGAGGTGATcgcgcagctcgaggaggcctTCCAGCACCGCCCCGTCTGGACGCGCCGCTCCCTGCTGAACCACCTGGGCGGCAAGCTTCACAACTGGAACGAGCTGAAGAAGTACCTCAACTACACGGCCTACCAGTTCAAGGGCGGGCCGTGGAGGGACGGCGTGGTGCCCTACGGCATCGATCCGCGGACCGACCCCAAGTACCGCGTCTACCAGACGCTCATGTTCAAGCTGTCGAGGAAGACGCTTGGCGTCAAGGACCAGACGTGGGCGGCTCTTCGCAGGTCGCAGCTCAGCCTGCAGAAGAActacgccgaggacgagtgcCACAGCCACGTGTTTGACGGAGAGTCGTTCCACACCGACGGCAAGGTCTGGCAGGTGTGCGACATCACGGACCCCCTCCTGCAGGAGCTCCTCGACAATGCCGAGGTGCGGCCGACGTGGGACATCAACAGCGGCTGGTACCACGGCGGGCTGTgggccaaggtcaaggccatCATGAAGACGaagctcgtcgccatccagTTCGATCGGAAGCTCACGAGGGACGACTTTGCCCCGACGCTCGAGTGCGGCGACCGGACGCCGGTCCGGGCCATGTCGTCGACCTTTCACCTGCCACTGCCGAACCTCAACCTGAGCAAGGAAGAGCTCACGGCTCTGCGGGGCAGGGAGCcgccgaagaagaagagtTCGGGCTACAACGTGCGCATTCGAGAGTTCAGCAAGGGCGCCAGCGTCGGGCCGGACCACCGGGCCGGACCGGGCAGCGTCGCCCAGGACAGCGCGGcagcgacggaggaggacggaATGCCgtacgaggatgacgaggaagacTCGGGAAGCGAGGCCGATAACGGCGActacgaggacgagatggtCTACCCCGACCCGGGGGCCTACGCCGACCCTGGTGACGGCATCTATCCTACGCAACAAGGACCCTACGGCGggcatcaccgtcgtcgcggcggcgactaCGAcacggccgatggcggcgttGAGTATTACTCCCCCGTCATGAGCGGTGCCATCTACCCAGAGCTTGACTAG